The Dehalococcoidia bacterium genome segment CGTGCCCTTGCCGGCACGCCGCGTTGTGTGATCTACGCGGTGCCGCCGGAGCAGGCGCCGCGCCCGCCGCACGAAGGCTCGATCTATCTGCGCGGCTCGCCGGCCTGGCGGCGCTTCCTCGCCGAGCGCCGCAGGCTGGATACGGGCGAGCCGGCGCTGGTGCTGGCGCTGCGCCCGCTGGGCGAGCGCGAGCGGCTGCTGATCGTCGATTGGGGCTCGCGCTACGCCAACACCTTGCCGCTGGTCGAGCCGCGCGACCCGGCCTGCGACCTGACACAGCCCGCCAATCCCCTGCGCCGCGCCCTGGAAGCCGCGGCCATGGCCGGAGCCGCGGCGCCGGCCGGCGACTCGCCGCTGGCCCGCCGGCTGCGCGCCGCCTTCGGGCTCTGGACCTACTGGACGGGCACGCGCGGCGCCTGGGAGGCGCACCACGTCACGCTCGCCCCGCGCGGCCCCGAGGACACGCTGGCGGGCCTGCTGGCGCTCCACCTGCCCGTGCGCTTCCCGCAGGGCGCCTTCGATCGCGCCCTGGCGGAGCTGTACCAGCACGAGCGCGAGCTGTTCAGCGGCGCCGTGGCCCGCGCCCGCATCCCCTTCCGCAGCCGCCTGGGCCTGCCGATCCTGCACGATCCGCGCGCCGTGGACCGGGCGTTGCGGCGGCTGGTGAACGAGGGGCGGGCCGCAGTCTCCGTGCGCAGCGCGGAGAGCGGCATGCGCTACGGCGCGGGCCGCCCCGTGCCGGCCGAGCTTTCCGCCGAAGCGTTCGAGCGCCTGCTGCTGTAGCCAGTGCCGCGTCGCCGGGCCGATCCCGGCGCTGACTTGCCTTCACTCGCCGACTTTGACCAGCATCTTGCCGATGTTCTCGCCCTGCAAAAGACCGATCAGCGCCGCCGGCGCCTGCTCAAGGCCGTTCACGACCGTCTCGCGGTGCTTCACTTTGCCCTCGCGCAGCCAGGCCGTCATCTCGGCGAGGAAGGCCGGGCGGCGATCGAGATGGTCGGAGATGATGAAACCCTGCACGGTCAGGCGCGAGCGCACGATCGCCGTCAGGTTGTTGGGGCCGGGCGCCGGCACGCTGTTGTTGTACTGCGAGATCATGCCGCAGGCCGGAATGCGCCCGAAGGGGTTCATCAGCGCCAGCGCCGCCTGCAGGTGGTCGCCGCCCACGTTGTCGAAATAGACGTCGATGCCGTCCGGGCAGTGCCGCGCCAGCGCCGGCTCCAGCGGCTCGGCGTGGTAGTCGATCGCCGCATCGAAGCCCAGCTCGTCGCGCAGGTAGGCGATCTTGGCCGGCGTGCCCGCGCTGCCCACGACGCGACAGCCGGCGATCTTCGCGATCTGGCCGGCGATGCTGCCCACCGCGCCCGCCGCGGCGGAGACGAACACCGTCTCGCCCGGTTTCGGCTTGCCGATGTCGAGCAGCCCCACGTAGGCGGTCAGCCCCGTGCCGCCCAGCACGCCGAGATAGGCCGTGGGCGGCGCCGCGGCCGCATCGACTTTGCCCAGCCCGCGGCCGTCGCTGACGAAGCGGTCGCGCCAGCCCAAATTGCTGGTCACGATCTCACCCGGCGTGAACTGCGGGTGGCGCGACTGTTCGACGCGGCCCACGGCGCCGCCCTCCAGCGCCTTGCCCAGGGCGAACGGCGGCGTGTACGACTTCACATCGTTCATGCGCCCGCGCATGTACGGATCGACGGACATGAACAGGTTTTGCACCAGCAGCTCGCCTTCGGCGGGCTGCGCCTCGGGCAGCTCGACCAGCTCGAAGTCCGACGGTTTCGGCAACCCGACCGGGCGGGCGGCCAGGCGAATCTCGCGCGGCATGATCCGGCTCCTTCCGGCCGCGGCGAACAGATGGGTGGCGCGGCCCCGATCGAGCGTACGTGCCCGCTGCCGCCAGCGGAAGCGCCCGTTCCTTTCCCTGGGACACCATCGCGTCTCGTCGCGGCTGATCGGGGCCGTCGATGCGGTACGCTGGGGCAGCGGGCGATGCGCTGCCGGACAGCAGCAAGCGGGGCGTGGGGCGTGACGGGACGGCGGTTGAGCGGGCGCTGCGGCCTGGTGCTGTTGGCGTTGGTCTGCGCGGCGTGCAGCAGCGGCCGTCGCCCGGTCACGGCCTCCCTGCCCGCCACGGCAGCGCCGCGCCAGGAGCTGCACTTCTCCAACATCGTGCTGATCATGCTGGAGAACCACGAAGAGCCGGACCTGATCGGCAGCGACGGCGCACCGTACCTCACACAGCTCGCGCGCGATCACACGCTGCTCAGCCACGCCTACGCCGTGGGCCACACCAGCCTGCCCAACTACCTCGCGCTGATCAGCGGCCAGACCTTCGGCCTTAGGCGCGACTGCAACACCTGCTTTCAGGACGCGCCCACGCTTGCCGATCAGTTGGAGGCCGCGGGGCACTCGTGGACGGCGTACTTCGAAGACATGCCGCAGACCTGCGCCCTCGGCGACGACGGCGCGTACGTCCAGCGCCACAACCCCTTCGTCTACTTCGGCGCCATCCGCGAGGACGCCGCCCGCTGCCAGGCGCACATCGTGCCGTTCGCGCGGTTCGACCAGGACCTGGCGGCCGGCGCCCTGCCCGATTTCGCCTGGATCTCGCCCAACCTCTGCCACGATCTGCACAGCTGCGATCTTTCCGAAGGCGATGCCTGGCTGAGGCAGCTCGTGCCCCAACTGCTGGCCACGCCGGCGTTTCAGCCGGGTGGCGCCGGCCTGCTGATCGTGACCACGGACGAGGGCACAACCGATGACGGCTGCTGCGGCGATGCCGCCGGCGGCCACATCGCTACCATCCTGGTCTCGCCCTTGCTGCCGCCGGCGACCGTGATCGACACGCCGGTCAGCCATTACGGCGTGCTGCGACTGATCGAAGACAACTGGGGGCTGCCGCCGCTGGGCGACGCGGCCCGCGCCGTCTCAGGAGCCGATCTGCTCGGCACGCAGCATGCCGCTGGGCCGTGAGCCGTGCTCGTTGCCCCGCACACCGGCCGGCAGGCCGGCGGTGCGCAACCGCCAGCGCTCCAGCAGGTCGCCGGCCGGCAGCGGGCGCCGCAGGCGGATCAGCTTCGTCGCATACGGGCGCAGATGCGCGGTGGTGGCGGCGCGGCTGTACACCCGGCCGGCGTCCTCCACGTCCAGCGGCGTCCATTCCTTGCCCCGGCTGTACGAGTACCACCAGCCGAGCAGGCGCAGGCCGCGCCGCGCCGCCGGCAGGCGCAGCGCCAGGCTGCCGCCCACCGGCGAGAGGGCGACGAACAGCCCCCGCGCGATGCTCCGGAGCTGCCAGCGGCGCACGGACGGCGGCAACGGATCGGTGCGCACCGCGTGCAGATAGCGCCGCAACACGCGCCGGAACGCCAGGTGCCAGGGCACGTCCAGCCAGATCACCAGGTCGGAAGCCGCGAGCAGCGGATCGGTCCAGCGCGCGGGGAAGCCCTCGCTGATCCAGCCCGGCTGGCCGCTGATCGCCTCGACGGCCGCGATGCAGTCGGCGAGCGGGCGGCGCTGGCCGAGGCCGTGGCTGGCGTGGAAATCGACGAAGGCGATCGCATCCAGTTCGTGCACCGGCAGCCGCAGCCGCCGGCCGAGCTGCCGGGCAAGCGTGCTCTTGCCACTGCCCGGACCGCCGAGAATGTAGATGCGCCGCGGATCGGAGGCGGCGCGCGCGGATCTCTCCTCTGCCTGCATACCCATTGAACGACACAGTAGCACCGACGGATTCGCCGGATAGCTGGCTTGCGGGAGTAGCTCTTGCCGCAGGGGCGGCCGGCCGTGCAGCGGTTCAGGGGATCGCGTCGCGTGATGGCGGCGGCAGGCCGGCGGCGCGGTGCGCGGCCACCACCGCCCGCCGCCGATCGGCGGCCTCCACGATGACCCAGTGCGGCCGCAGCGCCCGGCCGGCCACCGCGGCCGCCGCCGCATCGCGGTTGGCGAACGGCCCGCCCACTACCCGCCAGGTAAGCGCGGGCAGCGGCCTGCCGCGCCCGCCGGCCCGCGGCAGGCCGTCGACGATCCAGAAGCCGGGAGTGACACGCGTCATGATCGGCGGAGTCGGTCGCGGGATGCCCGGCCATCGTGACACGAGGAGCAGCGTTGCGCACCTTCGCTTATGACGACTCGCCCGTGCTGCAAGGTGACAGAATATTGCAACGGCTGAGCGGTAACTGCCCGCGCCTGAGCCACCGTTTCTTCTTGTAGAACCCTGCGGGAGTTGGCGGTGGCGCGGCTGTACTACGACGCGGCGATCGACGCCTACCTGAGTCCGCATGTCCTGATCGCCGGCAGTGTCTTCGCCGCCACCCTGGCGGCGTGCGTGCGCGCCGGCGCCCCGGCCGCGGATGCCTTCAATGCGCTGCTGGACGAAGCGGTCTGGCTGGAGGGTCGCCCGCGCGCGGCGGCGGCCCTGGATGTCGACGCCGTGCTGCACGAAGCGCGGCGGCTGCTCGGCCTGGAGTCGACGGCCTGAGCAGGTTGCGGGCCGGCCGTCAGTACGAGCGCAGGTCGCCTTCCGGCGTCTCCAGGTGGTGGAGATCGTTGAGCGCGTGCAGGGCGCGGCGATCCTCGGCCGCGGCCACCACGCTGACGGACGTGTGCGCCGGACGGAAGAACATATCGTACTTCGAGCCGATCACGTGGCCGATGTAGGCGTTGATCACGCCGCCGTGGCAGACCACGGCCACGCGCTCGCCGGGGTGGCGGGCGATCACCGCCTCGACCGCGTTGATCGCGCGGCGGCGGAACACCAGGCTCGGCTCGGACGCCGGATAGACGTCCCAGGACTTTTCGACCATCATCCGCCGGCGCATACCGGCCAGCAGATCGCGCCCGAAGTAGTCGACGCTGCTCTGGTCCTGCGGGATGTCGCGGAAGATCTCGACCTCGCGCAGATCCTCGACCACGACGATCGTGTCGGGGCCGCGGCCCTGCCCCTGCGCCACGGCGCAGGCGGTCTGGAAGGCGCGACGCAACTGGCTGGAGTAGATCGCGGCGATCGGCCGGGTCGAGAGCCACTGGCCCAGCGCCGCCGCCTGCATCAGGCCGCGCTCGCTGAGCGGCGGATCGACCGACTCCCCGATCGGGCCGGCGACGTTGAACGACTGCTGGCCGTGGCGAATCAGCAGCAGCTCGCTGACCTGCTCCAGCCCGGTGAGAAAGGCCAGATCGAACGCCTGCGGCGGGCGGGCGTTGGGGCTCGCTTCGCTCATACAACGCTCCTCGAACAGCCGGCGCCGGCCGCGGTTCTGCATGGTCAGCGTACGCCAGCGGCAGCGCCTCGCGCTCGCGCGGCCATCCATCGGTGCGCGGCGCGCGTATCATCACGCGTATCATCACGCGTATCATCACACGCGTATCATCAAATGAACGCGGCGGCAGGAGCGGGCGATGGCAGCACAGGCACTGCGGCCCGGCGATGCGGCGCCGGATCTGGAGGTCGATCGCGCGGACGGCACGCCGCTTGCGCTCTCCGCGCTGTGGCGCGAGCGGCCGGCGCTGCTGGTCTTCCTGCGCCACTACGGCTGACCGTTCTGCCGCGAGCTGGCCGCGCAGGTGCGTGGCGAGATCGGCGAGCGCGACGATGTCGGCGTCGCGCTGATCACGATGGGCAAGCCGGCGCAGGCCGCGGAGTTCTGCCGCGAGCAGCGGCTCTCCTACACCTGTCTCTCGGACCCGGCGCGGAACAGCTACCGCGCCTTCGGTCTGCGCCGCGGCTCGACGGCCGATGTCATGGGGCCGGGGCCGATGCTGGCCGGGCTGCGCGCGGCGAGCAAGGGGCACTTCGTCGGCCGGCCCGTGGACGACGTCTACCAGCTCGGCGGCAGCTTCCTGGTCGATACCGCGGGCCGCATCGCCTACGCGCACTACCCGCGCCACGCGGGCGACCAACCGGCGGCGGGCGACCTGAAGCGGGCGGTCAGCCGGCTGCTCGACCGCGGCGGAGCGTCCTAACCGCTCAGCCGCCGAAGCCCTCTTCGCTGTCGGTCAGGCCGGTGATGTCGTAGGCCATCACCAGCATGTCGCGCGTGCGGCCGCCGCGGTCCATCACGAAGTCCTGCAGCAGCGCCTCCATCTGGAAGCCGAGCTTCTCGAAAGTGGCGCGGGCGCCCTGCTGGTCCGGCGTCATGCGCGCGGTGATCTTCTGCAGGCCCAGGGCGCGGGCGATGTCGAACACGGCCGCGGCCAGCGCCCGGCCCAGCCCCTTGCCGCGCATCGTGGCTGCGGCCTGGATGCGGATCTCGCCCAGGTGGCGCGTCCAGTTCGCCTCGTTGTAGTGCAGGCTGCCGTAACCGAGGATGCCATCGCCCTTCTGCCCCTCGGCCAGCACGGTGACCGTGTGCTTGCCGAGGTTGCTCACCCACTCGTCCACCACCGCCGGGTCGGTGATGTCGGTGCGCAAAAAGAGCAGGTCGTCGGCCGGCAGCGAACGAG includes the following:
- a CDS encoding NADP-dependent oxidoreductase, translated to MPREIRLAARPVGLPKPSDFELVELPEAQPAEGELLVQNLFMSVDPYMRGRMNDVKSYTPPFALGKALEGGAVGRVEQSRHPQFTPGEIVTSNLGWRDRFVSDGRGLGKVDAAAAPPTAYLGVLGGTGLTAYVGLLDIGKPKPGETVFVSAAAGAVGSIAGQIAKIAGCRVVGSAGTPAKIAYLRDELGFDAAIDYHAEPLEPALARHCPDGIDVYFDNVGGDHLQAALALMNPFGRIPACGMISQYNNSVPAPGPNNLTAIVRSRLTVQGFIISDHLDRRPAFLAEMTAWLREGKVKHRETVVNGLEQAPAALIGLLQGENIGKMLVKVGE
- a CDS encoding alkaline phosphatase family protein; this translates as MTGRRLSGRCGLVLLALVCAACSSGRRPVTASLPATAAPRQELHFSNIVLIMLENHEEPDLIGSDGAPYLTQLARDHTLLSHAYAVGHTSLPNYLALISGQTFGLRRDCNTCFQDAPTLADQLEAAGHSWTAYFEDMPQTCALGDDGAYVQRHNPFVYFGAIREDAARCQAHIVPFARFDQDLAAGALPDFAWISPNLCHDLHSCDLSEGDAWLRQLVPQLLATPAFQPGGAGLLIVTTDEGTTDDGCCGDAAGGHIATILVSPLLPPATVIDTPVSHYGVLRLIEDNWGLPPLGDAARAVSGADLLGTQHAAGP
- a CDS encoding histidine phosphatase family protein; this encodes MSEASPNARPPQAFDLAFLTGLEQVSELLLIRHGQQSFNVAGPIGESVDPPLSERGLMQAAALGQWLSTRPIAAIYSSQLRRAFQTACAVAQGQGRGPDTIVVVEDLREVEIFRDIPQDQSSVDYFGRDLLAGMRRRMMVEKSWDVYPASEPSLVFRRRAINAVEAVIARHPGERVAVVCHGGVINAYIGHVIGSKYDMFFRPAHTSVSVVAAAEDRRALHALNDLHHLETPEGDLRSY
- a CDS encoding peroxiredoxin-like family protein — translated: MRGEIGERDDVGVALITMGKPAQAAEFCREQRLSYTCLSDPARNSYRAFGLRRGSTADVMGPGPMLAGLRAASKGHFVGRPVDDVYQLGGSFLVDTAGRIAYAHYPRHAGDQPAAGDLKRAVSRLLDRGGAS
- a CDS encoding GNAT family N-acetyltransferase, which gives rise to MAEKTAEKPAYTAAYPRSVRLNDGAEITLRLMTKADRDAVLRFARSLPADDLLFLRTDITDPAVVDEWVSNLGKHTVTVLAEGQKGDGILGYGSLHYNEANWTRHLGEIRIQAAATMRGKGLGRALAAAVFDIARALGLQKITARMTPDQQGARATFEKLGFQMEALLQDFVMDRGGRTRDMLVMAYDITGLTDSEEGFGG